In Drosophila santomea strain STO CAGO 1482 chromosome 3L, Prin_Dsan_1.1, whole genome shotgun sequence, a single window of DNA contains:
- the LOC120448119 gene encoding protein phosphatase Slingshot isoform X3 translates to MASDTPDQNLSQYFSVCNDFIHAARLREGNVLIHCLAGMSRSVTVAVAYIMTATHLNWKEALKVVRAGRAVANPNAGFQSQLQEFEQFKLPEERRRLRERFPSSALEQLDRTKVATALDNYQELLQNRDICEGNCSRGEKCPTGVCNMDPTKGLFRRRPSNASTHSRLRAQSSNANASSSSLSVSSVAAQSCPTSPKNSPLPMVRRSVGNERIPEDEIVLEQPPTTSREAAEYAAAFEDARREQEQRQQQLPRSQRSPRPGNSSREAPRVSSAGSRRESAAREGNGSAQLQRSASTVSGFGVRPRSSPAGLHAYTGSVPSSVHGSRVDLRDADKGSAIYLGCSAPRASTLSISSSRGSSGGSAPPSPCHTPPASPRHGVKRSTSLVKKPR, encoded by the exons ATGGCCTCGGATACGCCGGACCAGAATCTCTCCCAGTACTTCTCCGTCTGCAACGACTTCATTCACGCCGCTCGACTTCGCGAAGGCAACGTGCTCATCCACTGCCTGGCGGGGATGTCGCGCTCGGTGACCGTGGCCGTGGCTTACATCATGACGGCCACACACTTGAACTGGAAGGAGGCGCTGAAGGTGGTTCGCGCTGGTCGCGCTGTGGCCAATCCCAATGCGGGATTCCAGAGCCAACTGCAGGAGTTTGAGCAGTTTAAGCTGCCCGAGGAGCGGCGCCGCTTGAGGGAACGCTTCCCATCTTCGGCTCTGGAGCAACTGGATCGCACCAAGGTGGCCACCGCGCTGGACAACTACCAGGAGCTGCTGCAGAACCGCGACATCTGCGAGGGCAACTGCTCCCGCGGCGAAAAATGTCCAACAG GCGTCTGCAACATGGATCCCACGAAGGGCTTGTTCCGACGACGTCCCTCCAACGCCTCCACACACTCGCGTCTGCGTGCCCAGTCCTCCAACGCCAACGCCTCGTCCAGTTCGCTCAGCGTGAGCAGTGTAGCCGCCCAATCCTGCCCCACATCGCCCAAGAACTCACCGCTGCCCATGGTCCGTCGCTCGGTGGGCAACGAGCGCATTCCCGAGGACGAGATCGTCCTGGAACAGCCGCCCACCACATCCCGCGAGGCGGCCGAGTATGCCGCCGCCTTCGAGGATGCTCGTCGTGAGCAGgagcagcgccagcagcagctgcccaGGAGTCAGCGCTCTCCCCGGCCGGGCAACTCCTCGAGAGAAGCGCCTCGGGTGAGCAGCGCCGGCAGTCGCAGGGAGTCGGCGGCCAGGGAGGGAAATGGCTCCGCCCAGCTGCAGCGGAGTGCCAGCACGGTCAGCGGTTTCGGAGTGCGTCCACGGAGTAGTCCGGCTGGACTGCACGCTTACACGG GATCGGTTCCTTCCTCCGTCCACGGTTCCCGAGTGGATTTGCGGGATGCTGACAAGGGATCGGCTATTTACCTGGGCTGTTCGGCACCCAGAGCCTCTACACTATCTATATCCTCGTCGAGGGGCTCGTCGGGAGGCTCGGCTCCACCCTCACCCTGCCACACTCCTCCCGCCAGTCCACGTCATGGCGTGAAAAG ATCCACCAGCCTGGTGAAGAAGCCGAGATGA
- the LOC120448119 gene encoding tyrosine-protein phosphatase YVH1 isoform X2 → MNWHMGEVLPGLYVGNYRDSKDHTQLERFKISHIIAIHDSPRRLLPDKHYLCVMASDTPDQNLSQYFSVCNDFIHAARLREGNVLIHCLAGMSRSVTVAVAYIMTATHLNWKEALKVVRAGRAVANPNAGFQSQLQEFEQFKLPEERRRLRERFPSSALEQLDRTKVATALDNYQELLQNRDICEGNCSRGEKCPTGVCNMDPTKGLFRRRPSNASTHSRLRAQSSNANASSSSLSVSSVAAQSCPTSPKNSPLPMVRRSVGNERIPEDEIVLEQPPTTSREAAEYAAAFEDARREQEQRQQQLPRSQRSPRPGNSSREAPRVSSAGSRRESAAREGNGSAQLQRSASTVSGFGVRPRSSPAGLHAYTGSVPSSVHGSRVDLRDADKGSAIYLGCSAPRASTLSISSSRGSSGGSAPPSPCHTPPASPRHGVKRSTSLVKKPR, encoded by the exons ATGAACTGGCACATGGGAGAG GTCTTGCCGGGACTTTATGTGGGCAACTACCGCGACTCCAAGGATCACACTCAGCTGGAAAGATTCAAGATCTCGCACATCATCGCCATACATGACAGTCCGCGGCGTCTGCTGCCG GACAAGCACTACCTGTGCGTGATGGCCTCGGATACGCCGGACCAGAATCTCTCCCAGTACTTCTCCGTCTGCAACGACTTCATTCACGCCGCTCGACTTCGCGAAGGCAACGTGCTCATCCACTGCCTGGCGGGGATGTCGCGCTCGGTGACCGTGGCCGTGGCTTACATCATGACGGCCACACACTTGAACTGGAAGGAGGCGCTGAAGGTGGTTCGCGCTGGTCGCGCTGTGGCCAATCCCAATGCGGGATTCCAGAGCCAACTGCAGGAGTTTGAGCAGTTTAAGCTGCCCGAGGAGCGGCGCCGCTTGAGGGAACGCTTCCCATCTTCGGCTCTGGAGCAACTGGATCGCACCAAGGTGGCCACCGCGCTGGACAACTACCAGGAGCTGCTGCAGAACCGCGACATCTGCGAGGGCAACTGCTCCCGCGGCGAAAAATGTCCAACAG GCGTCTGCAACATGGATCCCACGAAGGGCTTGTTCCGACGACGTCCCTCCAACGCCTCCACACACTCGCGTCTGCGTGCCCAGTCCTCCAACGCCAACGCCTCGTCCAGTTCGCTCAGCGTGAGCAGTGTAGCCGCCCAATCCTGCCCCACATCGCCCAAGAACTCACCGCTGCCCATGGTCCGTCGCTCGGTGGGCAACGAGCGCATTCCCGAGGACGAGATCGTCCTGGAACAGCCGCCCACCACATCCCGCGAGGCGGCCGAGTATGCCGCCGCCTTCGAGGATGCTCGTCGTGAGCAGgagcagcgccagcagcagctgcccaGGAGTCAGCGCTCTCCCCGGCCGGGCAACTCCTCGAGAGAAGCGCCTCGGGTGAGCAGCGCCGGCAGTCGCAGGGAGTCGGCGGCCAGGGAGGGAAATGGCTCCGCCCAGCTGCAGCGGAGTGCCAGCACGGTCAGCGGTTTCGGAGTGCGTCCACGGAGTAGTCCGGCTGGACTGCACGCTTACACGG GATCGGTTCCTTCCTCCGTCCACGGTTCCCGAGTGGATTTGCGGGATGCTGACAAGGGATCGGCTATTTACCTGGGCTGTTCGGCACCCAGAGCCTCTACACTATCTATATCCTCGTCGAGGGGCTCGTCGGGAGGCTCGGCTCCACCCTCACCCTGCCACACTCCTCCCGCCAGTCCACGTCATGGCGTGAAAAG ATCCACCAGCCTGGTGAAGAAGCCGAGATGA
- the LOC120448119 gene encoding protein phosphatase Slingshot isoform X4, producing MNWHMGEVLPGLYVGNYRDSKDHTQLERFKISHIIAIHDSPRRLLPDKHYLCVMASDTPDQNLSQYFSVCNDFIHAARLREGNVLIHCLAGMSRSVTVAVAYIMTATHLNWKEALKVVRAGRAVANPNAGFQSQLQEFEQFKLPEERRRLRERFPSSALEQLDRTKVATALDNYQELLQNRDICEGNCSRGEKCPTGASQDLDGSSIGQGEEEDDGDGEGEGLGKVRRSVAYTLNFAVDQWKRSTFETDLSDDFSQDFSLGKELMPSVRYYDPDCDKGRFVKNVDSDIDEESYVEVKTLTKPGAKSTSKLKRRRLPKSQSCLTKP from the exons ATGAACTGGCACATGGGAGAG GTCTTGCCGGGACTTTATGTGGGCAACTACCGCGACTCCAAGGATCACACTCAGCTGGAAAGATTCAAGATCTCGCACATCATCGCCATACATGACAGTCCGCGGCGTCTGCTGCCG GACAAGCACTACCTGTGCGTGATGGCCTCGGATACGCCGGACCAGAATCTCTCCCAGTACTTCTCCGTCTGCAACGACTTCATTCACGCCGCTCGACTTCGCGAAGGCAACGTGCTCATCCACTGCCTGGCGGGGATGTCGCGCTCGGTGACCGTGGCCGTGGCTTACATCATGACGGCCACACACTTGAACTGGAAGGAGGCGCTGAAGGTGGTTCGCGCTGGTCGCGCTGTGGCCAATCCCAATGCGGGATTCCAGAGCCAACTGCAGGAGTTTGAGCAGTTTAAGCTGCCCGAGGAGCGGCGCCGCTTGAGGGAACGCTTCCCATCTTCGGCTCTGGAGCAACTGGATCGCACCAAGGTGGCCACCGCGCTGGACAACTACCAGGAGCTGCTGCAGAACCGCGACATCTGCGAGGGCAACTGCTCCCGCGGCGAAAAATGTCCAACAGGTGCGAGTCAGGACCTAGATGGGAGTAGTATTGGTCAGGGGGAGGAGGaagacgatggcgatggcgaagGCGAGGGTTTGGGCAAGGTCAGGCGAAGCGTGGCTTATACTCTAAACTTCGCGGTGGACCAATGGAAGAGGAGCACCTTTGAAACGGATCTGAGCGATGACTTCTCACAGGATTTTAGCTTGGGCAAGGAACTTATGCCAAGTGTGCGTTACTACGATCCGGATTGCGACAAAGGTCGTTTCGTCAAGAATGTGGATTCGGACATTGATGAAGAGTCGTATGTTGAAGTCAAGACTTTAACGAAGCCAGGAGCCAAGTCCACATCGAAGTTAAAGAGACGACGTCTACCAAAATCTCAATCCTGTCTTACAAAACCATAG
- the LOC120448119 gene encoding tyrosine-protein phosphatase YVH1 isoform X1, giving the protein MGNGMNKVLPGLYVGNYRDSKDHTQLERFKISHIIAIHDSPRRLLPDKHYLCVMASDTPDQNLSQYFSVCNDFIHAARLREGNVLIHCLAGMSRSVTVAVAYIMTATHLNWKEALKVVRAGRAVANPNAGFQSQLQEFEQFKLPEERRRLRERFPSSALEQLDRTKVATALDNYQELLQNRDICEGNCSRGEKCPTGVCNMDPTKGLFRRRPSNASTHSRLRAQSSNANASSSSLSVSSVAAQSCPTSPKNSPLPMVRRSVGNERIPEDEIVLEQPPTTSREAAEYAAAFEDARREQEQRQQQLPRSQRSPRPGNSSREAPRVSSAGSRRESAAREGNGSAQLQRSASTVSGFGVRPRSSPAGLHAYTGSVPSSVHGSRVDLRDADKGSAIYLGCSAPRASTLSISSSRGSSGGSAPPSPCHTPPASPRHGVKRSTSLVKKPR; this is encoded by the exons ATGGGGAATGGCATGAACAAG GTCTTGCCGGGACTTTATGTGGGCAACTACCGCGACTCCAAGGATCACACTCAGCTGGAAAGATTCAAGATCTCGCACATCATCGCCATACATGACAGTCCGCGGCGTCTGCTGCCG GACAAGCACTACCTGTGCGTGATGGCCTCGGATACGCCGGACCAGAATCTCTCCCAGTACTTCTCCGTCTGCAACGACTTCATTCACGCCGCTCGACTTCGCGAAGGCAACGTGCTCATCCACTGCCTGGCGGGGATGTCGCGCTCGGTGACCGTGGCCGTGGCTTACATCATGACGGCCACACACTTGAACTGGAAGGAGGCGCTGAAGGTGGTTCGCGCTGGTCGCGCTGTGGCCAATCCCAATGCGGGATTCCAGAGCCAACTGCAGGAGTTTGAGCAGTTTAAGCTGCCCGAGGAGCGGCGCCGCTTGAGGGAACGCTTCCCATCTTCGGCTCTGGAGCAACTGGATCGCACCAAGGTGGCCACCGCGCTGGACAACTACCAGGAGCTGCTGCAGAACCGCGACATCTGCGAGGGCAACTGCTCCCGCGGCGAAAAATGTCCAACAG GCGTCTGCAACATGGATCCCACGAAGGGCTTGTTCCGACGACGTCCCTCCAACGCCTCCACACACTCGCGTCTGCGTGCCCAGTCCTCCAACGCCAACGCCTCGTCCAGTTCGCTCAGCGTGAGCAGTGTAGCCGCCCAATCCTGCCCCACATCGCCCAAGAACTCACCGCTGCCCATGGTCCGTCGCTCGGTGGGCAACGAGCGCATTCCCGAGGACGAGATCGTCCTGGAACAGCCGCCCACCACATCCCGCGAGGCGGCCGAGTATGCCGCCGCCTTCGAGGATGCTCGTCGTGAGCAGgagcagcgccagcagcagctgcccaGGAGTCAGCGCTCTCCCCGGCCGGGCAACTCCTCGAGAGAAGCGCCTCGGGTGAGCAGCGCCGGCAGTCGCAGGGAGTCGGCGGCCAGGGAGGGAAATGGCTCCGCCCAGCTGCAGCGGAGTGCCAGCACGGTCAGCGGTTTCGGAGTGCGTCCACGGAGTAGTCCGGCTGGACTGCACGCTTACACGG GATCGGTTCCTTCCTCCGTCCACGGTTCCCGAGTGGATTTGCGGGATGCTGACAAGGGATCGGCTATTTACCTGGGCTGTTCGGCACCCAGAGCCTCTACACTATCTATATCCTCGTCGAGGGGCTCGTCGGGAGGCTCGGCTCCACCCTCACCCTGCCACACTCCTCCCGCCAGTCCACGTCATGGCGTGAAAAG ATCCACCAGCCTGGTGAAGAAGCCGAGATGA